A single region of the Lycium barbarum isolate Lr01 chromosome 2, ASM1917538v2, whole genome shotgun sequence genome encodes:
- the LOC132625353 gene encoding dihydroorotate dehydrogenase (quinone), mitochondrial gives MKQRVGFALIRESLYHKLIKPSYVPRHYCSSSTNVPPISPHKVAHSSKKGRLFTGATIGLLIAGGAYASTVDEATFCGWLFSATKLVNPFFAFLDPEVAHRLAVSAAARGWVPREKRPDLPILGLDVWGRRFSNPVGLAAGFDKNAEAVEGLLGLGFGFVEVGSVTPIPQEGNPKPRIFRLPNEGAIINRCGFNSEGIVAVAKRLGAQHGKRKLETSSTSSPAGDEVKHGGKAGPGILGVNLGKNKTSEDAAADYVQGVHTLSQYADYLVINISSPNTPGLRQLQGRKQLKDLVKKVQAARDEMQWGEEGPPPLLVKIAPDLSKQDLEDIAAVALALRVDGLIISNTTIQRPDSVSQNPVAQETGGLSGKPLFKMSTDILKEMYLLTKGRIPLIGCGGISSGEDAYQKIRAGATLVQLYTAFGYGGPALIPDIKAELARCLEKDGYKSIHEAVGADCR, from the exons ATGAAACAAAGGGTTGGATTTGCATTGATTAGAGAAAGCTTATATCATAAGCTAATAAAACCAAGCTATGTTCCTAGACATTATTGTTCTTCTTCAACTAATGTTCCTCCAATATCTCCACATAAAGTTGCTCATTCTTCAAAAAAG GGAAGGTTGTTTACAGGAGCAACTATTGGTCTACTTATAGCTGGGGGAGCTTATGCAAGTACGGTTGATGAGGCCACCTTCTG TGGCTGGCTATTCTCAGCAACAAAGCTTGTAAATCCATTCTTTGCATTTCTGGATCCAGAGGTTGCTCACAGATTGGCAGTCTCTGCTGCAGCCCGAGGATGGGTTCCAAGGGAGAAGAGGCCCGATCTTCCTATACTGGGCCTTGATGTATGGGGAAGAAGGTTCTCAAATCCTGTTGGTCTTGCTGCTGGTTTTGATAAGAATGCCGAGGCAGTTGAAGGCTTGCTTGGATTAGGTTTTGGTTTTGTTGAGGTTGGCTCAGTAACTCCCATTCCACAGGAAGGCAACCCAAAACCACGTATATTTAGGTTGCCGAATGAAGG TGCTATAATCAATAGGTGTGGCTTCAATAGTGAAGGAATTGTTGCGGTTGCCAAACGGTTGGGTGCTCAGCATGGTAAGAGAAAGTTGGAAACATCTAGTACTTCGTCTCCTGCTGGAGATGAAGTCAAGCATGGAGGAAAAGCTGGTCCTGGTATTCTTGGTGTTAACCTTGGAAAGAACAAGACAAGTGAAGATGCTGCAGCAGATTATGTGCAAGGAGTTCATACATTATCTCAGTATGCTGACTACTTG GTAATTAATATCTCATCCCCAAATACTCCAGGACTACGCCAGCTTCAGGGAAGAAAGCAGTTGAAAGATCTTGTGAAGAAG GTTCAGGCGGCTCGTGATGAAATGCAGTGGGGTGAGGAAGGACCTCCACCTTTACTTGTGAAAATTGCTCCAGATTTATCTAAACAAGATCTTGAAGATATTGCAGCG GTGGCTCTTGCTCTTCGTGTGGACGGTCTG ATTATATCAAATACTACAATCCAAAGACCAGATTCCGTAAGTCAAAACCCTGTGGCTCAAGAGACTGGTGGCTTGAGTGGGAAACCACTCTTTAAAATGTCAACAGATATACTGAAGGAGATGTACCTTCTGACGAAG GGACGGATTCCTTTGATTGGCTGTGGAGGTATTAGCAG TGGCGAGGATGCTTACCAGAAAATTCGAGCTGGTGCCACTCTTGTTCAGCTGTATACAGCATTTGGATATGGAGGACCTGCACTTATCCCCGATATAAAG GCTGAGCTCGCCCGTTGCTTAGAAAAGGATGGTTATAAGTCGATCCACGAGGCTGTTGGAGCAGACTGCAGATAG